In Pleurodeles waltl isolate 20211129_DDA unplaced genomic scaffold, aPleWal1.hap1.20221129 scaffold_58, whole genome shotgun sequence, one genomic interval encodes:
- the LOC138278797 gene encoding oocyte zinc finger protein XlCOF6-like has protein sequence MAHQETQSWDVDKYITDPQTLTKKNKSYTFSERFSFSSQLRHHQQTHTGKKTFKSSECVKSISQLPELQRHQQTHRGEKPYKCSECVKSFSRPSLLKQHQRTHTGEKPFKCSECVKSFSRPSLLKQHQRTHTGERPFKCSECVKSFSQLSHLRKHQRTHTGEKPYHCTECGSSYSDSSQLRIHQRKHTGEKPFKCSECMKSFSRLSFLQSHQRTHTGEKPFKCSECLKRFSHLSNLKRHQRSHTGEKPFKCSECGSTFSYASSLEIHQQTHTGEKPFKCSECVKCFSQLSHLQRHQRTHTGVKPLTLL, from the coding sequence atggctcatcaggaaacacAGTCTTGGGATGTAGACAAATATATAACCGACCCACAGACACTAACCAAGAAAAACAAATCATACACATTTAGCGAGCGCTTTAGTTTCTCATCTCAATTAAGGCACCATCAGCAAACtcacacaggaaaaaaaacattcaagtccagtgaatgtgtgaagagtatCAGTCAATTACCAGAATTACagagacatcagcaaacacacagaggggaaaaaccatacaagtgcagtgaatgcgtgaagagctttagtcgacCATCACTCCTAAAACAGCATCAACGAACACACaccggggaaaaaccattcaagtgcagtgaatgtgtgaagagctttagtcgacCATCACTCCTAAAACAGCATcaacgaacacacactggggaaagaccattcaagtgcagtgaatgtgtaaaGAGCTTTAGTCAGCTATCACACCTACGaaaacatcagcgaacacacacaggggaaaaaccatatcaTTGCACTGAATGTGGAAGTAGTTATAGTGATTCTTCACAACTCAGGATTCATCAGCGaaaacacacaggggaaaagccattcaagtgcagtgaatgcatGAAGAGCTTTAGTCGATTATCATTCCTTCAaagtcatcagcgaacacacacaggggaaaagccattcaagtgcagtgaatgtctgAAGCGCTTTAGTCACttatcaaacctaaaaagacatcagcgctcacacacaggggaaaagccattcaagtgcagtgaatgtggcagcACTTTTAGCTATGCTTCATCATTAGAaattcatcagcaaacacacacaggggaaaaaccattcaaatgcagtgaatgtgtgaagtgcTTTAGTCAGTTATCACACCTACAGAGACATCAGCGCACACACACTGGGGTAAAACCCCTAACATTGTTGTGA